In Choloepus didactylus isolate mChoDid1 chromosome X, mChoDid1.pri, whole genome shotgun sequence, a genomic segment contains:
- the LOC119522164 gene encoding zinc finger protein 596-like, producing MQTLESVTFSDVSIDFDAEEWALMDKTQRNLFRHVMLEVISHLVSVGYQLCKSEVVSQLEQGEELWREGLGFLQGQSTSRQKDDREEEMITMPHICNKKKYTIQPKQQISTIGEDPFVSNHLGEDLIHSTLTDMETEPYVNEHSQKAISYQSFFTGHKQIQSGHNLHDYHPCVKALRNISVPRQYERTCTGEKSHVCHLCGKYFSQCCNLKEHERTHTRETAYICHHCGKIFTYSSKLRDHVRTHTGEKPYVCKVCGKSFSQHGNLRQHERTHTGEKPYICHLCGKSFNQSGHLRKLCANTGFRLETSFQSCFSRLLTICKR from the coding sequence ATGCAAACACTGGAATCAGTGACCTTCAGTGATGTATCTATAGACTTTGATGCAGAAGAGTGGGCCTTGATGGATAAAACCCAGAGAAACCTGTTCAGACATGTTATGCTAGAGGTTATCAGTCATCTGGTGTCAGTAGGGTATCAGCTCTGCAAATCAGAAGTGGTTTCCCAGTTGGAACAAGGAGAGGAACTGTGGAGGGAAGGATTAGGATTTCTCCAAGGACAGAGTACAAGCAGACAGAAAGACGATagagaagaagaaatgataaccatGCCACATATCtgcaataagaagaaatatacCATCCAGCCAAAGCAGCAGATTTCTACTATTGGAGAGGATCCATTTGTGAGTAATCATTTGGGAGAAGATTTAATTCACTCCACATTGACTGACATGGAAACAGAGCCCTATGTAAATGAACATTCTCAAAAAGCTATCAGTTATCAGTCATTCTTTACTGGACATAAGCAAATTCAGTCTGGACATAATTTGCATGATTATCATCCATGTGTAAAAGCCTTGAGAAATATTTCTGTCCCTAGACAGTATGAGAGAACTTGCACTGGAGAGAAATCacatgtctgccatctatgtgggaaatatTTCAGTCAATGTTGTAACCTTAaggaacatgagagaactcacactagGGAGACAGCATATATCTGCCATCATTGTGGGAAAATCTTCACTTATAGTTCAAAGCTCAGAGACCAtgtgagaactcacactggggagaaaccatatgtctgcaaagtatgtgggaaatctttcagtcaacatggtaaccttaggcaacatgagagaactcacactggggagaaaccatacatctgccatctatgtgggaaatccttcaatcAAAGTGGtcaccttag